The region ATCAAGATGTATCAACAAATACTTGCCCCGGCGGTCTAACTTCACTATTGTCCGGTCGGTTATCATTGCCTGAAATTCTGGCACAGTGGGCCACTTAATCAGCCGGGACAAACCGATCTCAACGCGGGTAATTTTACGTCCCATCAGTTTATCAGCAAGTGTTCTGCGAATCGTTTCAACTTCGGGCATTTCCGGCATAATGCACACATCCTTCTTTATTTGGCTTCGGCCCAATTGCTGCCGGTTTTTACCTCGGCCAACAACGGAACATTGAGATCAACAGCTTGCTCCATAGCCTGCTTGACAAGCGTAGTTACCCGTTCAAGTTCAGATTCTGTAACCTCAAGCACTAACTCGTCATGAACCTGGAGGAGTAGCCTGGTTTTTAGACCTTCAGTTTTAAGAGCGTTATAAACCCTATTCATGGCAATTTTGATTATATCGGCAGCTGCGCCCTGAATCGGAGTATTCATGGCCGTACGTTCAGCAAATGACCGTTGATTGAAGTTGCTGCTATTGATATCAGGTAAATGACGGCGTCGTCCAAACATCGTAGTCACAAAACCATCCCGGTGGGCACCGGCTACAACATCGTCTATATATTTTTTAACACCCTGATATTTGGCAAAATAGCTATTAATATAGTGACCGGCTTCTTTGCGGCTAACACCGATATCCCGCGATAAGCCATAGTCACTGATTCCATAAACAATACCGAAGTTAACTGCTTTAGCTCTGGCCCTCATTTCCGGCGTAACCTCTGCCATAGCAACGCCAAATACTTCGGCAGCTGTCCGCGTATGTATATCTTGATTGTGGCGGAATGCCTCAAGCAAACTGTCATCACCGGCCATATGGGCCAATATTCTAAGCTCGATTTGTGAGTAGTCGGCAGACATAATATATTGATAGCCTTCACCTGGGACAAATAATTCTCTTATCTTTCGTCCAATATCTGAACGTATGGGAATGTTCTGCAAGTTAGGCTCCGAACTGCTCAGCCTGCCGGTTGCCGTGACCGTCTGGTTAAAGGTGGTGTGAATTCTTCCCGTTTCAGGGTGTATCAAAATTTCCAAGCCATCAAGATAAGTTGATTTAAGTTTGGTCAACAGCCTGTATTCGAGTAGTTTATCAATAAGCGGATGTTGTCCTGCTAACTTTTCCAATACTTCAGCGTCAGTAGAGTAACCGGTTTTCGTCTTTTTAATAACCGGCAGCTTGAGTTTTTCGAACAAAATAACACCAAGCTGTTTAGTCGAATTAACATTAAATTCTTCTCCGGCTAGAATATAAATTTCGTTCAGCAACTGTTCTACCTTGGCCGCAATGTTTACCGCCATTTCTTTCAGGTACATCCGGTCTACTTTGATGCCGGAAAACTCCATTGCCGACAAAACTTCGACAAGTGGCATTTCTATTTGATTAAACAGCTTATCCAAGCCGGAAGCAGACAGCTTGTCAACAAGAACAGTCCCCATCTGCCCAATAATGCCACTGGCCCAGACGGCGAAGTCAGGCTTAGCAGTCAAATATTTATCACCGGCAGGCAAATTCGTTGTTTTCCCTAGATACTTTTCTGCCAGAACATCCAACGGATACGCTGCCGCCGTCGGCTCAAGCAGGTAGGCAGCAATAAGAACATCGGACACTTTGGCATTTAGCGCCGTCCCATTCAGTTTGCAGGCATTATATAAACTTTTAGCATCATAGGTGACCAGCTCTATATCACTGTCGGCCAGCAAATCAAAAACAACCGGCCAACCTTCGGAATCAGCCGGAATATACACCGTTTTATCGCTGCAAGTAATGGCAAGACCGGCCAAACCGGCCAGTGGCAAATGGCCGGCCGGTTGCGGATAACAGCTTATATGACCTGTTTGCTTAGCTGCCGCATATACAGCTGCAACATCGTCGCGGCCGGCAGCAATAACTGCGGCCGGCAACTCGACGGCTGCCACTGTAACCTTTCCCGAATCCTTATTGCCGTTTCCAGGAAATAAAACATCGATCTTGGCCAACAAACTTTTAAATTCAAATTTGTCAAATAACTCCTTCATAACCTGTTTATCTGGATTAATCCTAAAGAATTCAGGGTTAAACTCAATGGGCATATCGCGAACAATTGTAGCCAATTGTTTTGACAAAACGGCTTGCTCGGCATATTGCCGCAAATTCTCTTGAATTTTTTTTCCTGATACATGATCTATGTTAGCCAAAATATTTTCCAGCGAACCAAATTCAGCTAACAATTTGCCGGCAGTTTTTTCACCAATCCCAGGCACGCCGGGAATATTATCAGATTTGTCTCCCATCAGACCTTTTAAATCAATAATTTGACTGGGCGTAAGCCCATATTTCTCTTTCAGGGCGGCAACATCAACAACTTCCATCTCTGATATACCTTTTTTAGTAAGCAGGACTTTGGTTTGTGCTCCGATAAGCTGTAGCGCATCACGGTCGCCGGTTACAATAACAACCTCGTAACTTTGCCGAGCTGCTTTCTCGGCTAGTGTTCCCAAAATGTCATCTGCTTCATAACCTTGTTGTTCAATAGTAGTTATACCAAGTGCCTTTAACAGCTCACGCACCAGTGGAAACTGTTCGGACAGTTCCCCTGGCGTAGCCTGTCGCTGCGCCTTGTATTGCTGATATGTTTCTGTCCGGAATGTCACCCGGCCTTTATCAAAAGCCACCGCCATTAAATCCGGCTTATAATCTGTCATCAGTTTAACAAGCATAGTGGTAAATCCGTACACAGCATTAGTATACAGCCCACTGGCTGTGCGCAGCATAGGGAGCGCATGAAATGCCCGGTGTACCAAACTGCTGCCATCAATTATAATAAATCTTTGGGGCATAAGCCCACCACCTTTAGTACCAATATTGTCAATCTATTTGTTATTAGCTATTTAAATCAAAATCCCTTCTCTATTTTTTTAAATACCTGCCTACCTTATGTAATATCGGATAAAAAAGCGCCTACCTTAAGGTAGACGGCTATATTCCCGGTAACAACACTGCCTGTGATTAAGGATAAGTCAGCTCTATTATCCGGCCTTCTTCATTCCAGTATACATAAGCATCAAAGTACTGATTTATATTGGTTATTTTGATATAGGGAACAGTACCAATCATATCTACAGATACTTTTACTGATTTACCTTTATCATTCAGTGTTACATTTTTGGTTTCCTCATTCCAATTGATATTTCGCCCCATAACTTTTGCCAGGTCAAGTATCGGAACGGCTAAAATGCCTTGCACTTGGTTTACCTCAAGACTTAGGGGTTTATCGTTTAAGAATACCACTAGCTTATCAAAATTGAGACTATTTTCTTCAGACATCCAACTCTGTTCGCCGCCGAATAATGTTTCCAGGTTTGCGGTCGATACATATACGGCATTGCCACTAACTACGCCTGGAACACTTTTCGCGCCATACTCAACTGTTCTCGTTTTATCATTCCAGCTTATCCTTTGTTTTAAGGCGCCGGCAACTGCCTGAACAGGCACATACCGCACATCCTGAACAACTAGCCCTGGTTCATTTATCAATTTGCCATTTACTCTTACCTTAAACTGACTGGCAATAACAACCTGGCAGTCACTTGGATCATCAAGCATTTTGCGCAAAAAATCATCAGTAACAAAAGCACCTGCCGGATAAGCATTGAGTTTGTTTCTAACTTCCTGTACATTCATGTCGGCATAACCATAAATATCAGGATAAATAGCCAGAAGAACCTGCCCTTTAGTGTTAACCCGGACTTTTACCCGGTCATAAGTTACTCGCACCGGCGTACCGTAATTGACCAAATCAAAAAGTTCTTCCACATCTTCTTCATACATGCGGATACAACCATTTGATACAGCTGTACCAATTGACCACGGCGCATTAGTACCATGGATTCCATACGTGTCCCAAATCCCCATCCATCTATAACCAAGCGGATTTGCCGGACCTGATGGCACCACTTTGCCTTTTTCATCAGGCGGATACCATGCAGGGTTAACTTCTTTGCTTATAATAGCAAAGTTTCCTAGCGGCGTCGGGGTAGACGGCTTACCAATAGCTATAGAATACTCTTTTATTAAAGTACTGCCGGAAAATAACTCAATCGTCCGGCTCGGCAAATTCACAATAATACTTGGCATAGCTAAACTTGAAATTGCCTTAGCGTGACCAACAGAGACTGTTAATAATAAAAATCCGCAAAACCATACAACAACCCGGAGTAACACTAGCATCCCTTCTTCTCTTTATTTTTGCTAACAATAACATAATATGAAGAAGGTTAGCCGGGATATTACCCCTGAGGCAATATTCGTAGGATAATTTTTGGGCATAATGCTATTGAAGATTAAGTATCTGCTGGTGTATTACCCGTAAATGACGGTGGCGTTCATCAATGATCGGTAAATAAATATGAATCTGTGCGCCTGATATTGCGGTATTGACCGGAGCTATATTGATAAAGCCCCCATGCTCGCCTACTATTCGGTGGGCAATTGGCAAGCCAAGACCCATATGTTCAAGTTTCGTTGTATAAAATGGTTCAAATACCCGGGGCAGTATCTCAGGAGCTACCCCGGGGCCACTATCGCCAATAGCAATAACCACCATATTAAGTTCCGAATTAATCCAGGACTTTACTGACAATATTCCGTCGCCAGGCATAGCCTCTATGGCATTCTGCATGATATTAACAATTGCCTGTTTTATTAAGTTACTGTCAACGTTGATTGCCGGTAGATTAGGAGCTAGTTGCTTATCTATAGTTATTTTTTCGCCTCCGAGTTGTTTAAAAGTAAGTAGTAAAGCTTCCTCAATCGTACGGTTTATGTCAATGTTGTTTTCTTTATTAACAGGCGGTTTGGCAAAGAGGACAAGCTCTTTTACCACTTTATTGATGCACGAAACTTCATCCAGCATCATCTCAAGCACATCACGCCCTACTGTGTACCTGTCATCCTCCAGCCGGCTAAGCATTACTTGCAAGTAACCGCTTATTGTAGTAAGCGGTGTGCGCACATGGTGAGCAACACCTGCTGCCAGCTCCCCCAGCGACATTAGCATCTGTGTTATCTGTATCTGCTTTATCGCGGCCCGGACTGCCGATAAATCCTGAATAATAACAACTAAACCGGTTGCTTCCCCGGCCGCGTCCCGCAGCTTTAAAGTGTCAATGTGAGAATAAATGAATTGATCTCTCACCTTAAGTTTTAAGTTAATGGTATTCAATTCTTCATGCTCAGCCATATGAAATACCTGCAAAAATTTTTCGCCATGATGTTTAAAAATTTCATCCACTTTCCGGCCAATCGATTTTGCCCTGTCAACACCGCAAATTTTTTCTGCTTCACGATTAAGGTTTTTTAACCGAAGTTCATTATCTATAAACAAAATTCCAATCGTAGTTTCAAAAGAATCCTGATAGTCATCATCCCGGTGCAGGTACACCACTTTATTTTCAAGAGCTTCAGCCGCAGACATTGTCGATCGCCTCCAATGACCATCTTTTAAATTCAGTGGTGTTAAACATTCTTGTAAATTATTGTAATTCCTGCTAATTTAGAACAATTACTTTTCGTAAAAAACCGACACATTTTTAAATCTAAGTGTCGAAATAAATTATTAGCACCAATGCGCCCTTGCCCTGCTTGCAGTTGCAGAACCGCTTAATTCGACATACCCATCGAATTTCAATATCATATGCAGCTACTGCTTCAACATAATTAGGTATTACATTGCACAAATTACCATTATTTGTAATAAAATCTATTTTTTTACATAATTTAGCATTAGTTCTAATCGCTTATTTAACAAACAAAAAAGGCAACAGCCAAGTTTAAATTAACCTGTGACTGCACCTTTATCATTTTCTTACATTAAACTCTAAGCTTTCCTTCCAAATAGCGCTCGAATTCGGCCCACCCGGTTCGCGCAATGGTTTTGTTTAAACGTTCCTTGGACTGACCGTGTTCACTAAAGAAGTCAATTGACGCCGCAATAATTTTAAATACGTCTTCCTTGGAAGCAACAAACGGATATAGGGCTGTCCCTGATACAATATTACGGCCAAATGTACCCCCAAACGTCATCCGGTAACCGGCTTGCGCCGTTATACTGTCAAAAGCACAGGCACGGAAACATTTACCACAGCCGATACACTTTTCCTCAGCCAACTCC is a window of Sporomusaceae bacterium ACPt DNA encoding:
- the atoS_1 gene encoding Signal transduction histidine-protein kinase AtoS, encoding MSAAEALENKVVYLHRDDDYQDSFETTIGILFIDNELRLKNLNREAEKICGVDRAKSIGRKVDEIFKHHGEKFLQVFHMAEHEELNTINLKLKVRDQFIYSHIDTLKLRDAAGEATGLVVIIQDLSAVRAAIKQIQITQMLMSLGELAAGVAHHVRTPLTTISGYLQVMLSRLEDDRYTVGRDVLEMMLDEVSCINKVVKELVLFAKPPVNKENNIDINRTIEEALLLTFKQLGGEKITIDKQLAPNLPAINVDSNLIKQAIVNIMQNAIEAMPGDGILSVKSWINSELNMVVIAIGDSGPGVAPEILPRVFEPFYTTKLEHMGLGLPIAHRIVGEHGGFINIAPVNTAISGAQIHIYLPIIDERHRHLRVIHQQILNLQ
- the polA_1 gene encoding DNA polymerase I, whose product is MPQRFIIIDGSSLVHRAFHALPMLRTASGLYTNAVYGFTTMLVKLMTDYKPDLMAVAFDKGRVTFRTETYQQYKAQRQATPGELSEQFPLVRELLKALGITTIEQQGYEADDILGTLAEKAARQSYEVVIVTGDRDALQLIGAQTKVLLTKKGISEMEVVDVAALKEKYGLTPSQIIDLKGLMGDKSDNIPGVPGIGEKTAGKLLAEFGSLENILANIDHVSGKKIQENLRQYAEQAVLSKQLATIVRDMPIEFNPEFFRINPDKQVMKELFDKFEFKSLLAKIDVLFPGNGNKDSGKVTVAAVELPAAVIAAGRDDVAAVYAAAKQTGHISCYPQPAGHLPLAGLAGLAITCSDKTVYIPADSEGWPVVFDLLADSDIELVTYDAKSLYNACKLNGTALNAKVSDVLIAAYLLEPTAAAYPLDVLAEKYLGKTTNLPAGDKYLTAKPDFAVWASGIIGQMGTVLVDKLSASGLDKLFNQIEMPLVEVLSAMEFSGIKVDRMYLKEMAVNIAAKVEQLLNEIYILAGEEFNVNSTKQLGVILFEKLKLPVIKKTKTGYSTDAEVLEKLAGQHPLIDKLLEYRLLTKLKSTYLDGLEILIHPETGRIHTTFNQTVTATGRLSSSEPNLQNIPIRSDIGRKIRELFVPGEGYQYIMSADYSQIELRILAHMAGDDSLLEAFRHNQDIHTRTAAEVFGVAMAEVTPEMRARAKAVNFGIVYGISDYGLSRDIGVSRKEAGHYINSYFAKYQGVKKYIDDVVAGAHRDGFVTTMFGRRRHLPDINSSNFNQRSFAERTAMNTPIQGAAADIIKIAMNRVYNALKTEGLKTRLLLQVHDELVLEVTESELERVTTLVKQAMEQAVDLNVPLLAEVKTGSNWAEAK